The proteins below come from a single Triticum aestivum cultivar Chinese Spring chromosome 5D, IWGSC CS RefSeq v2.1, whole genome shotgun sequence genomic window:
- the LOC123122755 gene encoding probable prefoldin subunit 4: MQQGDGTEAQVTWDDQQNINRFGRLNNRLHELADEIRLAKEANENLEDAGNELILSDEDVVRFQIGEVFAHMPVDDVEARLEQMKEDAAKKLEKLEEEKESILAQMAELKKILKAKFGDAINLEED, from the exons ATGCAGCAG GGCGATGGCACGGAGGCGCAGGTGACGTGGGATGACCAGCAGAACATCAACCGGTTCGGCCGCCTCAACAACCGCCTCCACGAGCTCGCCGACGAGATCAGGCTCGCCAAG GAAGCAAATGAAAACCTCGAGGATGCTGGGAATGAACTCATCTTGTCTGATGAAGATGTGGTGCGATTCCAAATCGGGGAAGTGTTTGCCCACATGCCAGTGGACGATGTGGAAGCTAGGCTAGAGCAGATGAAAGAGGACGCAGCTAAGAAGCTGGAGAAGCTGGAGGAAGAGAAGGAATCCATCCTTGCCCAGATGGCCGAACTGAAGAAGATCCTGAAAGCGAAATTTGGAGATGCCATCAACCTGGAGGAAGATTGA
- the LOC123122756 gene encoding putative linoleate 9S-lipoxygenase 3, translating to MFGVGGIVSDLTGGLRGPHLKGSVVLMRKNALDFNDFGATVMDGVTELLGRGVTCQLISSTHVDHNNGGRGKVGAEANLEQWLLPTNLPFITTGENKFAVTFDWSVDKLGVPGAIIVKNNHAAEFFLKTITLDNVPGRGTVVFVANSWVYPQAKYRYNRVFFANDTYLPHQMPAALKPYRDDELRNLRGDDQQGPYEDHDRVYRYDVYNDLGDTRDVLGGSKDLPYPRRCRTGRKPSATKPDHESRLLPLVGNVYVPRDELFGHLKQSDFLGYTLKALVDGIVPAIRTYVDLSPGEFDSFADILKLYEGGIKLPNIPALEEVRKRFPLQLVKDLIPMGGDFLLKLPKPQIIKADEKAWMTDEEFAREMLAGVNPMMIKRLTEFPPKSTLDPSKYGDHTSTITEAHIGRSLEGLTVEQALADNRLYIVDQHDNLMPFLVDINNLDGSFVYATRTLLFLQGNGTLAPVAIELSSPLIQGDLTTAKSTVYTPQHAGVEGWIWQLAKAYASVNDYGWHQLISHWLNTHAVMEPFVIATNRQLSVTHPVYKLLHPHYRDTMNINARARGLLINAGGVIEMTVFPRKHAMPMSSMVYKNWNFTEQALPDDLIKRGMAVEDPSSPHKVRLLIEDYPYAADGLAVWHAIEQWVTDYLTIYYPNDGVLQGDVELQAWWKEVREVGHGDLKDAAWWPKMHTVAELIKACATIIWTGSALHAAVNFGQYPYSGYHPNKPSASRRPMPSPGSEEYALLERAPEKAFILTITNQFQALVGISLMEILSKHSSDEVYLGQHDTPAWTSDAKAQEAFRRFGARLEGIEKQVVAMNGDPRLKNRTGPAKFPYMLLYPNTSDHTGQAEGLTARGIPNSISI from the exons ATGTTCGGCGTGGGCGGCATCGTGAGCGACCTCACGGGGGGCCTCCGCGGCCCTCACCTCAAGGGGTCCGTCGTCCTCATGCGCAAGAACGCGCTCGACTTCAACGACTTCGGCGCCACCGTCATGGACGGCGTCACCGAGCTCCTCGGCCGCGGCGTCACCTGCCAGCTCATCAGCTCCACCCACGTCGACCACA ACAACGGGGGCCGCGGGAAGGTGGGCGCGGAGGCGAACCTGGAGCAGTGGCTGCTGCCGACGAACCTGCCCTTCATCACCACGGGCGAGAACAAGTTCGCCGTCACCTTCGACTGGTCGGTGGACAAGCTGGGCGTGCCGGGCGCCATCATCGTCAAGAACAACCACGCCGCCGAGTTCTTCCTCAAGACCATCACCCTCGACAACGTGCCCGGCCGCGGCACCGTCGTCTTCGTCGCCAACTCCTGGGTCTACCCGCAGGCCAAGTACCGCTACAACCGCGTCTTCTTCGCCAACGAC ACGTACCTGCCGCACCAGATGCCGGCGGCGCTGAAGCCGTACCGCGACGACGAGCTCCGGAACCTGAGGGGCGACGACCAGCAGGGGCCCTACGAGGACCACGACCGCGTCTACCGCTACGACGTCTACAACGACCTCGGCGACACCCGCGACGTCCTCGGCGGCTCCAAGGACCTCCCCTACCCGCGCCGCTGCCGCACCGGCCGGAAGCCCTCGGCCACCA AGCCCGACCACGAGAGCCGGCTGCTGCCGCTGGTGGGGAACGTGTACGTGCCGCGCGACGAGCTCTTCGGCCACCTCAAGCAGTCCGACTTCCTGGGCTACACGCTCAAGGCGCTGGTGGACGGCATCGTGCCAGCCATCCGCACCTACGTCGACCTCTCCCCCGGCGAGTTCGACTCTTTCGCCGACATCCTCAAGCTCTACGAGGGCGGCATCAAGCTGCCCAACATCCCCGCCCTCGAGGAGGTGCGCAAGCGCTTCCCGCTCCAGCTCGTCAAGGACCTCATCCCCATGGGCGGCGACTTCCTCCTCAAGCTCCCCAAGCCGCAGATCATCAAAGCGGACGAGAAGGCATGGATGACAGACGAGGAGTTCGCCAGGGAGATGCTCGCCGGCGTCAACCCCATGATGATCAAGCGCCTCACG GAGTTCCCTCCCAAAAGTACACTGGATCCGAGCAAGTACGGCGACCACACCAGCACCATCACGGAGGCGCACATCGGTAGGAGCCTCGAGGGCCTCACCGTGGAGCAGGCGCTCGCCGACAACAGGCTCTACATCGTGGATCAGCACGACAACCTGATGCCGTTCCTGGTCGACATCAACAACCTCGACGGCAGCTTCGTGTACGCGACCAGGACCCTGCTCTTCCTGCAAGGGAACGGCACGCTGGCGCCGGTCGCCATCGAGCTGAGCTCGCCGCTGATCCAGGGCGACCTGACCACGGCGAAGAGCACCGTGTACACGCCGCAGCACGCCGGCGTGGAGGGCTGGATATGGCAGCTCGCCAAGGCCTACGCCTCCGTGAACGACTACGGCTGGCACCAGCTGATCAGCCACTGGCTCAACACGCACGCGGTGATGGAGCCCTTCGTCATCGCCACCAACAGGCAGCTCAGCGTGACCCACCCGGTGTACAAGCTCCTGCACCCGCACTACCGCGACACCATGAACATCAACGCGCGGGCGCGGGGGCTGCTCATCAACGCCGGCGGCGTCATCGAGATGACCGTGTTCCCGCGCAAGCACGCCATGCCCATGTCCTCCATGGTCTACAAGAACTGGAACTTCACCGAACAAGCTCTGCCCGACGACCTAATCAAGAG GGGCATGGCGGTGGAGGACCCATCGAGCCCGCACAAGGTGCGGCTGCTGATCGAGGACTACCCGTACGCGGCGGACGGGCTGGCGGTCTGGCACGCGATCGAGCAGTGGGTGACAGACTACCTGACCATCTACTACCCGAACGACGGcgtgctgcagggcgacgtggagcTGCAGGCGTGGTGGAAGGAGGTGCGGGAGGTCGGGCACGGCGACCTCAAGGACGCGGCGTGGTGGCCCAAGATGCACACCGTGGCGGAGCTGATCAAGGCCTGCGCCACCATCATCTGGACGGGGTCGGCGCTGCACGCGGCCGTCAACTTCGGGCAGTACCCCTACTCGGGGTACCACCCCAACAAGCCGTCGGCGAGCCGGCGGCCGATGCCGTCGCCGGGCAGCGAGGAGTACGCCCTGCTGGAGCGCGCCCCGGAGAAGGCATTCATCCTCACCATCACCAACCAGTTCCAGGCGCTGGTGGGCATCTCGCTGATGGAGATCCTGTCCAAGCACTCCTCCGACGAGGTGTACCTGGGGCAGCACGACACGCCGGCGTGGACGTCGGACGCCAAGGCGCAGGAGGCGTTCAGGCGGTTCGGGGCGAGGCTGGAGGGCATCGAGAAGCAGGTGGTGGCCATGAACGGGGACCCGCGGCTCAAGAACCGCACCGGGCCGGCCAAGTTCCCCTACATGCTGCTCTACCCCAACACCTCCGACCACACGGGCCAGGCCGAGGGGCTCACGGCCAGGGGCATCCCCAACAGCATCTCCATCTGA